One genomic window of Natronorubrum halophilum includes the following:
- a CDS encoding enoyl-CoA hydratase/isomerase family protein: MSWKTVRLDWDEDVATLTVDRPDALNALNVATLEAMGEAITEAADEDARALVVTGAGDDAFIAGADIAYMQDLSTTEGQEWGELGHDVADALEAFPAPTIAAVNGYAFGGGCEMAIACDLRVAAESAVIGNTEIDLGIIPGWGATQRLPELVGDETARRMIFLGERLDAESAAQAGLFGEVVSDEDLEDAVSELASRIAEKPAVAMRAAKQALNQRSEGSQTSGLAYEQRAFASLFGTPDQREGMSAFVEGREPEFE, encoded by the coding sequence ATGTCGTGGAAAACCGTACGACTCGACTGGGACGAAGACGTTGCAACGCTGACGGTCGATCGCCCGGACGCGCTCAACGCCTTGAACGTGGCGACGCTTGAGGCGATGGGCGAGGCGATCACCGAAGCCGCGGACGAGGACGCCCGCGCGCTCGTCGTGACGGGTGCCGGCGACGACGCGTTCATCGCTGGCGCGGACATCGCGTACATGCAGGACCTCTCGACGACGGAGGGCCAGGAGTGGGGCGAACTCGGGCACGACGTCGCCGACGCGCTCGAGGCGTTCCCCGCGCCGACGATTGCCGCGGTCAACGGCTACGCGTTCGGCGGGGGCTGCGAGATGGCGATCGCCTGCGACCTGCGCGTCGCCGCCGAGTCGGCCGTCATCGGCAACACGGAGATCGATCTGGGAATCATCCCCGGCTGGGGGGCCACCCAGCGCCTGCCGGAACTCGTCGGCGACGAAACCGCCCGACGGATGATCTTCCTCGGCGAACGCCTCGATGCCGAGTCGGCCGCTCAGGCGGGGCTGTTCGGGGAGGTCGTTTCGGACGAAGACCTCGAGGACGCCGTTTCCGAACTGGCGTCACGGATCGCGGAGAAACCGGCCGTCGCGATGCGGGCCGCCAAGCAGGCGCTTAACCAGCGCTCCGAGGGCTCGCAGACGAGCGGTCTCGCATACGAACAGCGCGCGTTCGCGAGCCTGTTCGGCACGCCGGATCAGCGGGAGGGAATGTCGGCGTTCGTCGAGGGCCGCGAACCGGAGTTCGAGTGA
- the msrA gene encoding peptide-methionine (S)-S-oxide reductase MsrA, translating to MKRATFGGGCFWCVEAAMEQLEGVESVTSGYAGGHTENPTYREVCSGRTGHAEVVQIEYDPDEIAYEDLLEVFFTIHDPTTLNREGPDVGSQYRSAIYAHDDDQLETAEAFAAALEDEGLYEGIVTEIEPLETFYEAEEKHQNYFEKNPNDAYCSMHAAPKVEKVREKFTTTAGSETTSP from the coding sequence ATGAAACGAGCGACGTTCGGCGGCGGCTGTTTCTGGTGCGTCGAGGCGGCGATGGAGCAACTCGAGGGCGTCGAATCGGTGACCTCCGGCTACGCCGGTGGCCACACCGAGAACCCGACGTATCGGGAGGTCTGTTCCGGTCGGACCGGCCACGCGGAGGTCGTCCAGATCGAGTACGATCCGGACGAAATCGCCTACGAAGATCTGCTCGAGGTGTTCTTTACGATCCACGACCCGACGACCCTGAACCGCGAAGGACCGGACGTGGGTTCCCAGTACCGCTCGGCGATCTACGCCCACGACGACGACCAACTCGAGACCGCCGAGGCGTTCGCCGCGGCGCTCGAGGACGAAGGCCTCTACGAGGGGATCGTCACCGAGATCGAACCGCTCGAGACGTTCTACGAGGCCGAAGAGAAACACCAGAACTACTTCGAGAAGAATCCCAACGACGCCTACTGTTCGATGCACGCAGCGCCGAAAGTCGAGAAAGTCCGCGAGAAGTTCACGACGACCGCAGGAAGCGAGACGACATCGCCGTAA
- a CDS encoding FAD-dependent oxidoreductase, producing MDRRTDVLVIGGGATGTGIARDLALRGVDVTLVERDGLSSGASGRSHGLLHSGARYAESDAEGALECLEENRILRDIAGECVRETRGLFVQLSADDPAYFAEKRAACEEIGIPVEVLDGDAARAAVPGLADAVERAMWVPDGVVLPSRLVAANAADARDHGARIRPHAPVTSMTLENGRITDVALGGDADETIAPSYVVNAAGAHAGQVAAIAGVTVEMRPTRGVMISVEYGDLEPVLNRCRDPADGDIIVPHDDEVVLGTTSVPVDDPDEYERSDWEIERTAAECATVLPSVEDAEQVRTWWGVRPLYAPEEADRGGRGISRGFHLLDHADPSSAHDSDGVENVVSIVGGKLTTYRAMAEATADLVCDRLGVNAESVTAETELPNAADPARLDALVREFDGQGPTDVDLVSRNGST from the coding sequence ATGGATCGTCGAACTGATGTCCTCGTTATCGGCGGCGGCGCGACCGGGACGGGAATCGCGAGGGACCTCGCACTACGGGGCGTGGACGTAACGCTGGTCGAACGCGACGGACTCTCGTCCGGCGCATCCGGCCGCTCACACGGCCTGCTCCACAGCGGTGCCCGCTACGCCGAGAGCGATGCGGAGGGCGCGCTCGAGTGCCTCGAGGAGAATCGAATCCTCCGCGATATCGCCGGCGAGTGCGTCCGGGAGACCCGCGGCCTGTTCGTCCAGTTGAGCGCGGACGATCCGGCGTACTTCGCGGAGAAACGCGCGGCCTGCGAGGAGATAGGGATTCCGGTCGAGGTACTCGACGGCGACGCGGCTCGGGCTGCGGTTCCCGGTCTCGCGGACGCCGTCGAGCGAGCCATGTGGGTTCCCGACGGCGTCGTGCTTCCGTCGCGGCTGGTCGCAGCGAACGCAGCGGACGCTCGCGACCACGGCGCTCGAATCCGTCCGCACGCGCCGGTCACGTCGATGACGCTCGAGAACGGCCGGATCACGGACGTCGCGCTCGGCGGCGACGCTGACGAAACGATCGCGCCCTCGTACGTCGTGAACGCGGCCGGCGCTCACGCCGGCCAGGTCGCCGCGATAGCGGGCGTCACCGTCGAAATGCGGCCGACTCGAGGCGTCATGATTTCGGTCGAGTACGGCGATCTCGAGCCGGTACTCAACCGGTGTCGCGACCCCGCCGACGGCGACATTATCGTGCCACACGACGACGAGGTCGTCCTCGGTACCACGAGCGTTCCGGTCGACGATCCCGACGAGTACGAGCGAAGCGACTGGGAGATCGAGCGGACGGCGGCCGAGTGTGCGACGGTGTTGCCGTCGGTCGAAGACGCCGAGCAGGTCCGAACGTGGTGGGGCGTTCGACCGCTGTACGCGCCCGAGGAAGCGGATCGCGGCGGTCGCGGGATCTCTCGCGGGTTCCACCTGCTCGATCACGCGGACCCCTCGTCGGCGCACGACTCCGACGGCGTCGAGAACGTCGTCAGTATCGTCGGTGGCAAACTGACGACCTACCGAGCGATGGCCGAGGCGACGGCCGATCTCGTTTGCGACCGGCTCGGCGTAAACGCCGAGTCAGTCACCGCTGAGACCGAATTACCGAACGCAGCAGATCCGGCGAGACTCGACGCGTTGGTCCGCGAGTTCGACGGACAGGGTCCGACGGATGTGGATCTCGTCAGTCGTAACGGATCGACCTAA
- a CDS encoding rubrerythrin-like domain-containing protein: MEETRTERKMSPHLYECMVCGHREKGIHPMVCPDCAGEMQNLDNPREQ, from the coding sequence ATGGAAGAAACGCGAACCGAGCGAAAGATGTCGCCACACCTGTACGAATGTATGGTCTGCGGTCACCGAGAAAAAGGGATCCACCCGATGGTCTGCCCGGACTGCGCGGGCGAGATGCAGAACCTCGACAACCCTCGAGAACAGTAA
- a CDS encoding SPFH domain-containing protein produces the protein MNVLALGPLQVGDPLLTAGVVVLVLVAITVWQMVEIVDAYNRGALTIFGEYRKLLEPGLNIVPPFVSRVYTFDMRTQTLDVPRQEAITRDNSPVTADAVVYIRVMDAKRAFLEVENYQRAVSNLAQTTLRAVIGDMELDDTLSRREMINERIRTELDEPTDEWGIRVESVEVREVTPSKGVTGAMEQQTSAERKRRAMILEAQGERRSAVERAEGNKQSEIIRAQGEKQSQILEAQGDSISTVLRAKSAESMGERAVIDKGMETLAEIGRSDSTTFVLPQELTSMVGRYGKHLSGSDVSVDGQQLDSLEFDEETRELIGLDDIAEIIGEIEQTEMDVEAMEQEAQAIKEGQDIGMQTESSTTTTNVTPNSDSGDQSGSEQ, from the coding sequence ATGAACGTGTTGGCACTCGGACCGCTGCAAGTCGGCGACCCGCTACTGACCGCCGGGGTGGTCGTCCTCGTCCTCGTCGCCATCACCGTCTGGCAGATGGTCGAGATCGTCGACGCCTACAACAGGGGTGCACTGACCATCTTCGGCGAGTACCGCAAACTGCTCGAGCCGGGGCTCAACATCGTCCCGCCGTTCGTCTCGCGGGTCTACACCTTCGACATGCGGACGCAGACCCTGGACGTTCCCCGACAGGAAGCGATCACGCGGGACAACTCGCCGGTGACGGCCGACGCCGTCGTCTACATCAGGGTGATGGACGCCAAGCGAGCGTTCCTCGAGGTCGAAAACTACCAGCGGGCGGTCTCGAACCTCGCCCAGACGACGCTGCGTGCCGTCATCGGTGACATGGAACTCGACGACACGCTGAGCCGGCGCGAGATGATCAACGAGCGCATTCGAACCGAACTCGACGAACCCACCGACGAGTGGGGGATCCGCGTCGAGAGCGTCGAGGTTCGCGAGGTGACGCCGTCGAAGGGCGTCACGGGAGCGATGGAACAACAGACCTCCGCCGAACGAAAACGCCGCGCCATGATCCTCGAGGCGCAGGGGGAACGCCGGAGCGCCGTCGAGCGGGCGGAAGGCAACAAGCAAAGCGAGATCATCCGCGCACAGGGTGAAAAGCAGAGCCAGATCCTGGAGGCGCAAGGTGACTCGATCTCGACGGTCCTGCGCGCAAAATCCGCCGAGTCGATGGGCGAACGGGCGGTCATCGACAAGGGGATGGAGACCCTCGCCGAGATCGGCCGGAGCGACTCGACGACGTTCGTCCTCCCACAAGAGCTCACCTCGATGGTCGGTCGCTACGGCAAGCACCTCTCGGGCAGCGATGTCAGCGTCGACGGCCAGCAACTCGACAGTCTCGAGTTCGACGAGGAGACGCGCGAACTGATCGGTCTCGACGACATCGCCGAGATCATCGGCGAGATCGAGCAGACGGAGATGGACGTCGAGGCGATGGAACAGGAAGCCCAGGCGATCAAAGAGGGCCAGGACATCGGCATGCAGACGGAGTCGTCGACGACGACGACAAACGTCACGCCGAACTCCGACTCCGGCGACCAGTCTGGCTCGGAGCAGTAA
- a CDS encoding winged helix-turn-helix domain-containing protein, translated as MPLEFSSSGDRADLERVITVLDDADCRGIISILEEPKTVPEIADEADLPLSTTYRKLDLLTEAELANETVGVRQGSHHKSRYVADFDRIAISLDDDREFRVDIDRSTNQSLGIWSNATREF; from the coding sequence ATGCCACTCGAGTTCTCATCGTCCGGCGACAGGGCCGACCTCGAGCGCGTTATTACCGTGCTGGACGATGCTGACTGCCGGGGGATCATCTCGATTCTCGAGGAGCCAAAGACCGTTCCAGAGATCGCAGATGAGGCGGACCTCCCGCTCTCGACGACCTACCGAAAACTCGACCTGCTAACCGAGGCCGAACTCGCTAACGAAACCGTCGGCGTTCGCCAGGGCAGTCACCACAAATCGCGTTACGTTGCGGATTTCGACCGGATCGCGATCAGCCTCGACGACGACCGCGAGTTCCGCGTCGATATCGACCGCTCGACGAACCAATCTCTCGGTATCTGGTCGAACGCGACACGGGAGTTCTGA
- a CDS encoding cob(I)yrinic acid a,c-diamide adenosyltransferase has protein sequence MSDDQPSESTIENTPGQGRTPEAERIEPSAPEEFGLVQVWWGDGKGKTTATLGMGVRAAGHGYRVHVLQFMKGGASSVDAVRGEYNAMAVLPGISYENLGHYGWHGMADGSDEADHETEARAGLERAQELLAAAAETDLGEPINLDAPPEEGMHMLILDEVLYAADRGLLDEDDVRDLIDSKPDDLELVLSGSHTEPAYLEDRADLITNVRKVAHPIDDGQRARQGTEF, from the coding sequence ATGAGCGACGATCAGCCGTCGGAATCGACGATCGAAAACACGCCAGGACAGGGACGAACGCCCGAAGCCGAACGGATCGAGCCGTCCGCTCCCGAGGAGTTCGGTCTCGTACAGGTCTGGTGGGGCGACGGCAAAGGAAAGACGACGGCGACGCTCGGCATGGGCGTTCGCGCCGCGGGCCACGGCTACCGCGTGCACGTGCTCCAGTTCATGAAAGGCGGAGCCTCGAGCGTCGATGCGGTCCGCGGCGAGTACAACGCGATGGCGGTCCTTCCGGGGATCAGCTACGAGAATCTCGGCCACTACGGCTGGCACGGCATGGCGGACGGGAGCGACGAAGCGGATCACGAAACGGAAGCGCGGGCCGGTCTCGAGCGCGCCCAGGAGTTACTCGCAGCGGCGGCGGAAACCGACCTCGGCGAGCCGATCAACCTCGACGCCCCGCCGGAAGAGGGGATGCATATGCTGATTCTCGACGAAGTGCTCTACGCCGCCGATCGCGGTCTACTCGACGAGGACGACGTCCGCGACCTGATCGATTCGAAACCGGACGATCTCGAACTCGTGCTCTCGGGAAGTCACACCGAGCCAGCCTATCTCGAGGATCGGGCCGACCTGATCACGAACGTCCGGAAGGTGGCCCATCCGATCGACGACGGCCAGCGGGCGCGACAGGGGACGGAGTTCTGA
- the trxA gene encoding thioredoxin yields MATDTHRGSSEQSLDEPVRIDGTDHLEAVVSDHDVVLVDFYADWCGPCQMLEPVLDGLASETDAVIAKVDVEQHQQLAGAYGVRGVPTLLLFADGEQVEQHTGALPADRLRDLIESYTSE; encoded by the coding sequence ATGGCAACCGATACACATCGCGGATCATCGGAACAGTCGCTCGACGAACCGGTCCGTATCGACGGCACCGATCACCTCGAGGCCGTCGTCTCCGACCACGACGTCGTGCTCGTGGATTTCTACGCCGACTGGTGTGGCCCCTGCCAGATGCTCGAGCCGGTTCTCGACGGGTTGGCGAGCGAAACGGACGCCGTGATTGCGAAAGTAGACGTCGAGCAACACCAGCAACTCGCGGGTGCCTACGGCGTTCGCGGCGTTCCGACGCTCCTGCTCTTTGCGGACGGCGAGCAGGTCGAACAGCACACCGGCGCGCTGCCGGCGGACCGACTTCGCGATCTGATCGAGAGCTATACGAGCGAGTGA
- a CDS encoding helix-turn-helix domain-containing protein, with product MANSMAEQLQQDMECEGLLECIHGLKQLDKECFRALVESDEPLTIDGVAERVDRERSTAYRSIQRLLQSGFIQKEQINYDQGGYYHVYYPTDSTQVANDMQRLLNDWYAKMGQLIHEFEDKYERADDGAPAAEG from the coding sequence ATGGCTAATTCGATGGCGGAACAACTCCAGCAGGATATGGAGTGCGAAGGGCTGTTGGAGTGTATCCACGGCCTCAAGCAACTCGACAAGGAGTGCTTTCGAGCACTGGTCGAAAGCGACGAACCCCTGACTATCGACGGGGTCGCCGAGCGGGTGGATCGCGAACGGTCGACGGCCTACCGATCGATCCAGCGCCTACTCCAGAGTGGATTCATTCAAAAGGAGCAGATCAACTACGATCAGGGCGGCTACTATCACGTCTACTACCCGACCGATTCGACCCAGGTCGCAAACGACATGCAGCGACTGTTGAACGACTGGTACGCGAAGATGGGACAGCTCATCCACGAGTTCGAGGACAAGTACGAGCGCGCCGACGACGGTGCGCCGGCGGCTGAGGGCTAG